cgaaaggcaagagtcccactcggactccaggaccaaatgccacaaaccttggcgtctggcccagacgccatgggcctcggcgtctggccctgcccagggccagacgccagggtctccggcgtttggccccctggcctccgcaaaactcctttttgcaccgacctaaagcctcatgggcttgaccccttggcctaaccatatcatccaatgtatgaatctttacgtctcgaccatttcgagactcctcgtcatgtccctgatctcatccgggactccaaactccttcggtacatcaaaacatgtaaactcataatataactgtcatcttaaccttaagcgtgcggaccctacgggttcgagaacaatgtagacatgaccgagacacgtctccggtcaataaccaatagcgggacctggatgcccatattggctcctacatattctacgaagatctttatcggtcagaccgcataacaacatacgttgttccctttgtcatcggtatgttacttgcccgagattcgatcgtcggtatccaatacctagttcaatctcgttaccggcaagtctctttactcgttccgtaatacatcatctcacaactaacatattagttgtaatgcttgcaaggcttatgtgatgtgtattaccgagagggcccagagatacctctccgacaatcggagtgacaaatcctaatctcgaaatacgccaacccaacatcgaccattggagacacttgtagtactcctttataatcacccagttacgttgtgacgtttggtagtacccaaagtgttcctccggtaaacgggagttgcataatctcatagtcataggaacatgtataagtcatgaagaaagcaatagcaacatactaaacgatcgggtgctaagctaatggaatgggtcatgtcaatcagatcattctgctaatgatgtgacctcgttaatcaaataacaactcattgttcatggttaggaaacataaccatctttgattaacgagctagtcaagtagaggcatactagtgacactttgtttgtctatgtattcacacatgtattatgtttccggtaaatacaattctagcatgaataataaacatttatcatgattataaggaaataaataataactttattattgcctctagggcatatttccttcacggcgtTCCCGGCTTCGTCGTGTCATCGCAGGCGGCGGTTCCTCCTGGCGAGCGGAAGATTTGGGTCGACGGTTGCGCTATGGGAAAGGGAAGAAGAGAAAGGGGCGGCGGTGCATGCGTTTCTATTTTGGTTGCGGAAATACTGTAGTACCAAAGAAAAAATCATCAAGAGAATATCTCACGAAAAGATATTGGACCCTGACAAGTGCCATGAGTGTGGCACGAAGCAATTCCGCCCTAACATTTTTTTGATGACAATTTTAGTTAACTgaggatggcaactttagttatGAAGTATGACAATATTTTGTTTGGATGGCTAGTTTCGGTCTTTTTTTAGATTTTCTTTCTTTATAACAATTTTAGTTATATCTTTTTTTAGATTTTCTTTCTTTATGACAATTTTAGTTATAAAAACGTCGGGGCGTTGTTACTTCATGCCACATTGTGTGACACTTACCATTTGAGAAGATGTCTTACATTGCCTAAAGAAAGATATTTTTACTACTCCGATAAGCATCAGAGCAGTAAAATTCAGAGAGGAACGAAATGCTTGAAATCTGCAGTGCCGCCGGTTCTGTAGGAAACGAACCAGTCCATCTTTTTACCTCTGCGTGCAAAAAGTGAGGTTTGAATATGAGACTTTTTCGCCTAATGTTTACAGCACGATTGTTCAGCATCTATCGGACCATCAGTTCACTTCTCAGTTCGTAGTCACCTCACCGGCCGTTGATTTAAAAAGCATCTTCATTTGCCCACCCTAGGCCCAGACTATCCAGCAGCAACACAAACTCATAACAACAGGCAAGCAAGCGAATTCAAATGAAACTTCAATGGAAACATCTATAACATTCATCAGTCTACAACCACACTTCCATAACAGATGTGTAAGTCGAACATCAGCAGGTCTCAGAAGAGAACACTCTAATGTCGAGGAGGAGACAAACAAGCCCCCAGTCCATAAAACAAGGTGCTTCAGCACAGTTCACGGAATTTCGTACGACATCAATCAGGTTGACGCAGAGGGGGCCTCGGCCATCTCTTGCTCGACGGGAGCCGCCTGGACTGGGTAGTAGTGGTAGTGCAGCTCTCCGACATCATCTCCGGACAGCTTCTTCCAGCCGTCAGGGCCAACGTAGTAGACTGAAATCGAAGCAAAAGAGGTAATTGTCAGGCAGAATACGTGAACTCAGGCAGGAGCAGATGTTCAAGAAGATCACACAAGTTCCGCTGTCCTACAGGCCTATCAAGATTCAAGAATGGATCAGGGCTTCAGCATTACTTGTTCAATGCTTTATTAGATCATGGATGCAACATAAACATATCAACCAAGGCAGCTTGGTTTAAAACTGTAATGATAACAGTATGTCCAGAATACATTGGTAAAGGCTGTTTGCTGTTATTACTGTTAGCTTCATAATGGCATAAGTAGACAGTTATGTAAAACAGGGTTATGTACAAAATTTCTAAAACAAATATCAGGACAAATTCCAAGAAACAGAATGCATACCACTAACACAGCCACCACTAGCTCCGTCACGGAATGTTGCATGGTAAATAGCCCGCCGAGCTAACTCAGCAGCTTCCTCAACTGACATGTTGAATTTGTAACTGAAATGTAAAGCACAAATATAAGGGGATGCAACTTCCAGATAATATGAGCAGCGAGCAAAGCAACATACTAGAGGTATTACAAAAAAACCTACCCCTCATCCAAGATACCGTAAGCATATAGAGAGCCAGAACCAACAGAGAATCGGCTTCCCTTGAGCCTTGCACCCTCGCTATCAACATAGTACAAGCCCGGACCCTACATCAAGAGCAAAACAGTTAAGACATAAGCATAGACCGTACAGGTTAAAGAGACTAATATATATGTCAAAGGGCGACTCACAGTTTCATCAAATCCAGCAATCATTGTACCGATTGAAAGTCCCATCCCGCGGTACGAGTAAAGGATATTAGCTAACGTCTTTGAAGAACCAGCAATAGAGATCCTTCGCTTGTTCGCAAGCTCATGGAGCCGGCACTGAAAGAAGAATCTATTGTTAGTCTTACTATGCAGAGATGAGATGCAAGTAGACAAGCAGGTGTCGTTTTACCTTGACCCCCAAGTTTCTATGCCAAAACTGACAATCAGCAGCACCTCCAGCCATGGTTCCCAGCATGTAGGGATTAATCTCGATGATTTTCCTCACAGTTTGCGAGGCTGCAGGAAAAGAAATAAGCGGTCATGTAAAGAACAGAGATAAAATCTGATGAATGTTTAAGTGATAATCCTTGCATCAGACAAAAGCCttctacaacaacaaatagttctttCAGAAAGTCTTCTCAATGATAACAAACACGCGAGGGCAATTTTGCAGAAGGATTAGAGCTTGCAGAAAAATAGACATTATACAATAACCACAGCCTTCTATTTTCTTTCTCCAaaccacaaaggacacaaatcagtaTGCACAAATGTTGGACCTTCAAATAAGCAGACTGAATTCACTGGTAAGCATTAGCAAAACTAATATATTTTTTTGCATGATCTTAGTGTATCTCTACATCACATAGATTCACCAACTCTATCATTAGCAATTCTACTAGTCTACAGAGTAAATCTCTTCTTAGCTACAGCAGATCGTTAGCATCCAACCTCAATCTGTGTCTTTGTATTCATCACATGATCCAAATGAATCGCCATAGCCAAGCAGAGTCACCACAACTGTTGTGTGGCTATGGCACTGCACTTTGCAGCTCAACTGTTGTGAGATTGTGCCTGTTTTTCTCTGCTGCCCACTAAACCTAAGCAGAAGTTCTTCACATCCTACTCAGGTTGATTTGAGATTTTACAAAAATATGAATCACTGCCCTGAATTACTTACTAGATACGAAGACCCACACCCTAGTGCACAAGAGTAAGCAAACACATCCCCAACATTGCTAATCACAAACGTGCCATCCCAAACAAAATCGCCCGacaaaggggccagattcggcgaggAGATCTAAAACTCCCGGACCCTAAATCACGCATCCAGGCCGCGAATCGAGCCCCCGCGCGACCAAACCCTAGCACTAGCACCGGGACGCGGGCCCAGGggaaagaaggaggagggggactcaCATATGTAGCCGCCCATGCTGGCCCGGGAGTCGGCGGCGACGATGACGCCCTTGTCGAAGATGAAGGAGAGCGTGGTGGTCCCCTTCTTGTTGTTCACCATCTCCTTGGTCGCCTTCTGGAACCCATCGAACTGCCACCGGGGAGAAAACAACAAACGGGATCAGACGGCGGCGGATCGgggcgagggagaaggggatcgggGGAGGGGCTCACGCACGTCGTTGCAGGTGGGGAACTCGAGGGCGAGCTGGCCAGCGGCGTCGGCGGAGAAGAGGCCGCCGAGGTCGtcgctgccggcggcggcggcgccgaagTGGTTCTCGAGGGCGGAGAGGTTGGGAATCATCGCGTCGTCGGCGGGTGTGGGGGTGCGGCGGGGCTGAGGCGATGAAGTGAGCTTTTTTCTCTTTGGCCTCTCGGGATTTTCCTCTTCTtcggtctccctctctctctctctcttccttttcTTGCGGCCTAAGAAGATGAAGAGAGGCCTGGTCGCGGGCCTGCGGGCCTGCTTGTAGAGGGATTGGGCCGGGCTGCGTGCGCGCCCGACTTGTAAAAGGATAGATACTCACCCCGACCCAACGGGCCGGCCCACTTAGAACTGTAGTGGTAATATGGTTCTTCTGCGGGTTTTTTTCTGGTGGCCGGTTCTTTGTGTTTTGTTTCTGTCCGTTTTTTGGCCGGTTTTTGTTAGCTAATTTTAAAAGAAAACATGGAATTTTACTCTTCAAATTCGCAAATTATttaaaaatttgtgaactttttaaaattcgatgaactttttgcaAATTCATGAGCATTTATTTATATTCACggacatttttttcaaatttgagagtttttttttcaaaatggagGACTTTTTATAATTCATGGTTTTTTTATAATTCATGATATCTTTTTGCAAATTTGATAACTTTTTCCAATTCTCTGAGAAGTCAACAGGTCAAACTATCATCAGAGGTTAAAAGGTCAAACCGTCAGCCGACACGAGCTAGCTTTAATGGGCCGGCTTGACCGAGCATGTGTGTGAGCGTCACTTCTCCTAACTGGCGCAAAAGGCGCTGATTAGGAAGTCCCGTCTCGGACAGTTTCGTGTGAAGAAGCTTCGTCTCCATCTCTCTCTTTCCACTAAAAAGACCGCCCTGTCTATATATCGCCCGCAGCAAAAGGAACATCTGTCTGGCAAAACCTATTCGACGCATCAAGCGTAGCGTCAAGTTGGCATGGTTGTCCATTTTAGCTAGCGTGCACATCGGTGTTGTAAACCTTCTAGAAGGTATCTTTTGGCCCTTCTTTAGTTTTAGGAATTTTTGGGAAGGTTCTGGTCCATTTTGCTAGTTTTTTTTCTGCTGTTTCTTCTCACTAGGTTTCATCaatttttatttctttatttttattttcaaaacATTTCTTTTTTTGAAAAATGATGAGATTTTAAGAAGTTGTTTGAAAAATTAAAGACTTGACATTGCATTCACTCCCCTTCGTGTTCGCTACTGTACCGGAGTGCTGCTCCCTCCTTTCTCACACGATGCTTCAAGTTCAGTCTGGAACGTTTCAGCATTCATTCATTCTTATTGGGTCAACGAGAGaaaaaaaatgagaccaacccaagggcTAACCCTCATTGGCTTTTCTTTATAGGAGAAACTCCGTGAGCACCGCGCGTCCGTGTCGGGATTCGAACTCGGGTGGGCTGGCAGCAACCTCAGCTGCCCAGCCAACGGGTCGAGAAGCAGGACAAAAATGAACATGTTCCAGTGTTAAAAATGCCCCAAGTTTTCAAGATTACTAACATGTTCACACGCATGGGCTATAAAACTGTAAATTGTACGCGCCTTACTTCAGGCTGTCAACACGCTAAGCACAAAGCAAGCAACATACAGACCAATAACCTGTTGACTGATTCCAGGCATCGGTGTTCTGTTTTTTCATGCACATGAAGACCCATAAAGAGTACGCACAGATTCAATTTTCAGTACCACGTGTAGCCTTGAGGGTACGTGAGCGGTACATTTCCAGTACGACCTCTCAACAATACGGGGTAATATCATCTAATACCATCTGCTTCCAACACAAGCCGAGGCAATCATCTGAAAATTGTTTTTTCAGTTACAGTTTCTGCAGGCACCCGCCTCTGCATCTGATTTGCGAATCGTATGCAACGAAATGTATCACTGATTCCGGTAGATCTGCAGCACAAATACATTTCTTCGTGAGAGATGAAGAACATATTCAGGCATCGAAACAACAAGCTGACAAGCAATTAACCTTCAGCAGTCAATTTATTGTTTTCTGTATCTTCGAACACTGGTAAAACCTCTGTGTTGCTTAGGAGGAAAACTGGCAAGCTCAAAGGTTCACTGATAGAGTACTAACCAGCATCCAAGTCCAGACCTTACATGTTGGCAGGCAGACATGTCTGTTTCTCTCCCAGCGGTTGAGAAATCCAAACTGGCGAGGCGTCTCCACTACCAGTGGCTCCAGAACTGAATCAACTCCAAAGGAGGTAGACTGAGCTACTGCTATGATAAGTGGCAACCCAAAACTGAATCAACTGCAAAGGAACCCCAGTGACAAGCGTTTGCGGCTCTCTATCACGACCTCCAAAAACAAGACTTGCAGCAAGAAGAGAAAACATGACGAACATGAAGCGAATCTGGAGCAACAACAGGAGTTGAATCAACTGCCTTTTATTGTACGAGTCTGGACTGAATAAGTGACGAGAAAAGCAAAACAAGCCAACAAGCCGAGTTCAATTAACTCTTCACTAATAAGAcgataaaaacaaaataataaGCTGCAAATGAAGAGACTAAAACGTATCACGCTGCAGAGTTAACAGTGAACCTATCACGCTGCAGAGTAACCTTGACATGCTCGAGAGAAGGGAGGTGGTTCATGCCACAGTCAACCTCACCAATCGCGATCGACCAATAAGATACCCAGAAATCAAGGTGTTGAACCCTTGGCATAGCTCCAGGTGGAAAAAGGCATGGCCAAGTCAGAAACCCGTAGAACTTGCAGCATCTCGCAGATGGGAATGCATCGTTTTGCAGCAAGTCGCAGAGACCGAAGAGCAGGCAGCATCCCAATGATCTGAACGTCATCCCCTTGCAGTTCTTCCACATCTATGGCCAGGCTGGAGAGGTGGGGAAGCGACCTTGAATTCACCCACTTTGGAAGTCTGCAtaacgacgaaaagaaagagaaggggtCCCATGAATCAAAACTACGAAGGTTTGGAGGGGGCACCCAGCTTTCACACATGCGATCTATCAATCTGCCACCATCATCAATATGCAGATTTTGCAATTTGTGCAGGTTGCCTAGAGACTTGATTAATATATCAATCAGATCCTCGTCCATGTTATCACAGTTAATACTGAGTGTCATAACCTCTGTCAGATGCCTCAACTCTTCCACAATATGAGAAGATGAGGATAAGCCTACTCGTTCCAGCACTTCAAGGGACATCAAGTTCCCCATTCCTTTTGGCAGCCTCAAGCCACTATCGACAGATAGGCATATCAAATTTCTTAGTTGAACAATACTTGCAGGTAACTCATTTATTCTAGTTCCTTGTATGTCCAGTATCTGCAAAAGCTGCAGCTTGCTTATGTCCACTGGGAGTTCGTGAACATCTGCACCCTTGAGCCCTAAGTATCTTAGGTGAATTAAATTCCGAACATACTTGAGGTTGAGACCAGAGCTACTTTCACGGCTGCCACAATTTCCAAGATCCAGCACACGTAAAAAATGGAAGCTTGAGAGAGATGGCAACCAATCACAAGCAACGGGAGAAAGAACAGCAAAGGTCCTCACTTTTGACAGGCTGGTGCTATCAAACTGATGATTCTGAACCTTTGCCTTGATACACTGGTAgaaaaaaagggcctatagtcccggttcgtaagggcctttagtcccggttcaggaaccgggactaaagtgtcgatactaatacctcccccctttagtcccggttcaatccagaaccgggactaaaggccctccacgtgggcagtgcgcagagcccagtcaggagaccctttggtcccggttggtggcaccaaccgggaccaataggcatccacgcgtcagcacttctgtgactggggtttttgtttcttttttaaagNNNNNNNNNNNNNNNNNNNNNNNNNNNNNNNNNNNNNNNNNNNNNNNNNNNNNNNNNNNNNNNNNNNNNNNNNNNNNNNNNNNNNNNNNNNNNNNNNNNNNNNNNNNNNNNNNNNNNNNNNNNNNNNNNNNNNNNNNNNNNNNNNNNNNNNNNNNNNNNNNNNNNNNNNNNNNNNNNNNNNNNNNNNNNNNNNNNNNNNNNNNNNNNNNNNNNNNNNNNNNNNNNNNNNNNNNNNNNNNNNNNNNNNNNNNNNNNNNNNNNNNNNNNNNNNNNNNNNNNNNNNNNNNNNNNNNNNNNNNNNNNNNNNNNNNNNNNNNNNNNNNNNNNNNNNNNNNNNNNNNNNNNNNNNNNNNNNNNNNNNNNNNNNNNNNNNNNNNNNNNNNNNNNNNNNNNNNNNNNNNNNgggggttaatttaggtgtttcatatattgtgttagctagttataattaatagagagaattgTCCTCTGTTAtgttcgtgcttggtcgacgctacatactatacatacgtatatagagaggactagacacgctagctagctagtaagcaaacgaaggaaacagaagtcatgaacatatatgcatacatacagagagaagtgatatcgaccacctctccttctccgagagattggtcaaacaacaagttctcgtatatctatctgacactaccggctacatatatacaataattatctcttacaaatataatcatacggactcagggtccacatagaattctccgtcttcagggatcacgtggtcaagaaagaatgccgccaattccttttgaattgctcgcatgcgagttggtgctaggagttcatcccgcttccgaaacatctaatttgaagaagggggtcaatacatatatatataaatgaatgaaactcaacacaaatgatggtaataaaataaaattgtgaatgttgttatttacgtacttcatattgttcgttagagtacccgccccgctcacaggtcgtgtggcggatggactcgcagatgtagtatccacagaaatcattcccttgttcctgccacaaccactttacaagaaatagaggtcaatcaaactgataagcaagaatgctaaatggtattgatgaaactagcgcttgaatcactaggagatgcgcggaacatgctactatagtacttactttcgggtgtctaaattccagctccttcggcagtcccggaactgttttggtgaattttcttcaaaccctgccggacaaagaaaacaattacttgatatcaggaaatgaacaaagttgctgatatggtggataatgatcgatttaacttacttcttgaggatttcagtcatgtccgcatactccttggaatcttttcgtttagagtccaagacggttactactccctgctcaagcttaatctctaggagaatatagtggaaactgcacacacatgcataactcatgaattacattactataaccttgactaatatataagggaaaccgaatacgcacaagacagtaacactcacctgaagttgtaaggaaagagtattatatctttgttttgatttattacgaacgatcgtagcaagctggcctcagtagctgcggcatgaagtttaacctgagttgcatctatgagatatgtgttaatgaacctaatatcaccgacttgtcttttcttcaattcggcgatcttcaatctgcataatatagtgaggatgattataaatacatgcaatgaaagagctaagctatatagagaaacttaatgacagaagtagtactacttacagacagtagcaggcgaccgttgttttatcgagggccaattgattgaaaaactaatagaactcctcaaatggaacaggcaacagatcaattccaacgaggtcatgctcctttttaactttcacatacaaagtactcctccccccagagtctctgcagattttcaagtaccaatcatgcaatctttgcatcatcgttgatagagatctttcatctttgacgagaggcttcccgtactcgtatctttgtatctgcacctccatgggttcataatgtacttcgtcgggcaggtaatctgcaagattgctataaccgggcaccatcctcggatcattatcggcgttgtggctaggcaccttgagcggggggcacgattgcttcgcttgttcgccgagctgggcaatttgtttcccagctcgtcgttctttcagcctttgatcactgatagtacttcccgaccgctccgcttcggcaaattcctttccaataatgcggtcatagtttcctttcggcggatcagacttcggtggttttgtcagggcagccaga
This portion of the Triticum dicoccoides isolate Atlit2015 ecotype Zavitan chromosome 7A, WEW_v2.0, whole genome shotgun sequence genome encodes:
- the LOC119329202 gene encoding proteasome subunit beta type-5-A-like, yielding MIPNLSALENHFGAAAAGSDDLGGLFSADAAGQLALEFPTCNDFDGFQKATKEMVNNKKGTTTLSFIFDKGVIVAADSRASMGGYISSQTVRKIIEINPYMLGTMAGGAADCQFWHRNLGVKCRLHELANKRRISIAGSSKTLANILYSYRGMGLSIGTMIAGFDETGPGLYYVDSEGARLKGSRFSVGSGSLYAYGILDEGYKFNMSVEEAAELARRAIYHATFRDGASGGCVSVYYVGPDGWKKLSGDDVGELHYHYYPVQAAPVEQEMAEAPSAST